A portion of the Gossypium arboreum isolate Shixiya-1 chromosome 8, ASM2569848v2, whole genome shotgun sequence genome contains these proteins:
- the LOC108485415 gene encoding uncharacterized protein LOC108485415, with the protein MGSLVGHVLPGLAFFLLGFWHLFNHIKLHSLHPNPCTSPTWFPTPKSRHLELFLIMVASSISISMELFISPARHQPLDPDGTIPSTHLHNFEHSSISMTFFTYAAFAIILDKISPKAKHSLTQFIAAVAFAQQLLLFHFHSADHMGVEGQYHLLLQTLIFVSLTTTIMGIGLPKSFMVSFIRSLSVLYQGVWLIIMGYMIWTPSLVSKGCFLHNEDGHQVVRCSSDEALQRAKSLVNIIFSWTLIAVIIFSMALYLVLAKLYGEKMDYLTLKKEEDLGLEVEEETDGFESQKEGKPYAVMDIER; encoded by the coding sequence ATGGGTTCTCTAGTGGGGCATGTTCTCCCAGGTTTAGCCTTCTTTTTACTTGGTTTTTGGCATCTCTTTAATCACATCAAGCTCCATTCTCTCCATCCGAATCCCTGCACATCTCCCACATGGTTCCCTACACCAAAATCAAGGCACTTAGAGCTGTTCCTCATCATGGTAGCTTCCTCCATCTCCATCTCCATGGAGCTCTTTATCAGCCCTGCAAGGCACCAACCTTTGGATCCTGATGGAACCATCCCATCAACTCATCTCCACAACTTTGAGCACTCTTCCATATCTATGACTTTCTTTACTTATGCAGCTTTCGCTATTATCCTTGATAAAATTAGCCCCAAAGCTAAGCATAGCCTAACACAGTTTATTGCAGCCGTAGCTTTTGCCCAGCAGCTCCTCCTCTTCCACTTTCATTCAGCTGATCACATGGGAGTGGAGGGTCAGTATCACTTGCTTCTACAGACCCTCATCTTTGTTTCTTTAACCACCACCATCATGGGAATTGGGCTTCCTAAGAGCTTCATGGTAAGCTTTATAAGGTCTCTCAGTGTTTTGTATCAAGGTGTGTGGCTCATTATCATGGGATACATGATCTGGACCCCATCGTTGGTTTCCAAAGGCTGCTTCCTTCACAACGAAGATGGTCACCAGGTTGTTAGGTGCTCAAGCGATGAGGCATTACAGCGAGCTAAATCGTTAGTAAATATCATATTCAGCTGGACCTTGATAGCGGTCATCATTTTCTCAATGGCACTGTATTTGGTTTTGGCTAAGTTATATGGAGAAAAAATGGATTATTTAACGCTGAAAAAGGAAGAAGACCTTGGATTGGAAGTGGAAGAAGAAACTGATGGTTTTGAATCTCAGAAGGAAGGAAAGCCGTATGCAGTCATGGACATCGAAAGGTAG